A region of Myxococcus stipitatus DSM 14675 DNA encodes the following proteins:
- a CDS encoding SDR family oxidoreductase yields the protein MRVLVTGSNGLVGSRACELLEKRGHAVVGLGRGPRRTGGTYDYVSVDLTRDADVAQALSSAAPDVVIHCASMTDVDSCEKNAEAAYAANVQATAAVARGARTAGAHLVHVSTDYVFDGDAGPYDEAAVPNPRGVYALTKHLGEQTVRVLAPGSAIARTAVVYGWPPVEGRLNFGAWLVTNLSKGQSVRLFDDQIVSPSLADNVAAMLVELGERKLGGVWNTCGGAVMDRVAFGRALCEVFGFDAGLVIPTRMADLKLPSPRPLKSGLKTDKARAELAEKPLDLAESLSRFHASWKAARGT from the coding sequence ATGCGCGTCCTCGTCACGGGCTCCAACGGGCTGGTGGGCAGCCGCGCGTGCGAGCTGCTGGAGAAGCGGGGCCATGCCGTGGTCGGCCTGGGGCGAGGGCCTCGGCGCACGGGGGGCACGTACGACTACGTCTCCGTGGACCTCACGCGGGACGCGGACGTGGCCCAGGCGCTGTCCTCGGCGGCGCCGGACGTCGTCATCCACTGCGCCTCCATGACGGACGTGGACTCCTGCGAGAAGAACGCGGAGGCGGCGTACGCGGCCAACGTCCAGGCGACGGCGGCGGTGGCGCGCGGGGCGCGGACGGCCGGGGCTCACCTGGTCCATGTGTCCACCGACTACGTCTTCGACGGCGACGCGGGCCCGTACGATGAAGCGGCCGTGCCCAACCCGCGCGGCGTCTACGCGCTGACGAAGCACCTGGGCGAGCAGACGGTGCGAGTGCTCGCGCCGGGCTCCGCGATTGCTCGGACGGCGGTGGTGTACGGCTGGCCTCCCGTGGAAGGCCGGCTCAACTTCGGCGCGTGGCTGGTGACGAACCTGTCGAAGGGCCAGTCGGTGCGGCTGTTCGACGACCAGATTGTCTCGCCCTCGCTCGCGGACAACGTCGCGGCGATGCTGGTGGAGTTGGGTGAGCGCAAGCTCGGCGGGGTGTGGAACACCTGCGGCGGCGCGGTGATGGACCGCGTGGCATTCGGGCGGGCGCTGTGTGAGGTGTTCGGGTTCGACGCGGGGCTCGTCATCCCCACGCGCATGGCGGACCTGAAGCTGCCCAGTCCTCGGCCGCTGAAGAGCGGGCTCAAGACGGACAAGGCCCGCGCCGAGCTGGCCGAGAAGCCGCTGGACCTGGCCGAGTCGCTCTCCCGTTTCCACGCGAGCTGGAAGGCCGCGCGAGGAACCTGA
- the rfbB gene encoding dTDP-glucose 4,6-dehydratase: MNVLVTGGCGFIGSNLVRYLRRERPDWTVVNLDQLTYAGNLENLSDLEGDPRHVFVRGDIGNRELVEHLMSVHAIDTVLHLAAESHVDRSILGPEVFVTTNVLGTQRLLEASRARGVKRFVMVSTDEVYGSLGPTGAFTESSPLKPSSPYSASKTSSDLVALAYHHTFGMDVVVTRCSNNYGRYQFPEKLIPLMVVNALHDRPLPVYGDGANVRDWLHVEDHCQALLLALEKGRAGEVYNIGGGAERRNIDIVKAILGLVGKPESLIQYVKDRPGHDRRYAIDPSKIRAELGWTPAHTFEQGLAETVRWYVDHPAWWERVMSGAYRQYFETQYRHRLQGKA, translated from the coding sequence ATGAACGTATTGGTGACAGGAGGGTGTGGCTTCATCGGCTCCAACCTCGTGAGGTACCTGCGACGCGAGCGACCCGACTGGACGGTCGTCAACCTCGACCAGCTCACGTATGCGGGCAACCTGGAGAACCTGTCCGACCTGGAGGGAGACCCGCGCCACGTCTTCGTCCGAGGCGACATCGGCAACCGCGAGCTCGTGGAGCACCTGATGTCGGTGCACGCCATCGACACCGTGCTGCACTTGGCGGCCGAGAGCCACGTGGACCGCTCCATCCTCGGGCCCGAGGTCTTCGTCACCACCAACGTGTTGGGCACCCAGCGCCTCCTGGAGGCCAGCCGCGCGCGAGGCGTGAAGCGCTTCGTGATGGTGTCCACCGATGAGGTGTACGGCTCGCTGGGCCCGACCGGCGCCTTCACCGAGTCGTCTCCGCTCAAGCCCTCCAGCCCGTACTCGGCCAGCAAGACGAGCTCCGACCTGGTCGCGCTCGCCTATCACCACACCTTCGGCATGGACGTGGTGGTGACGCGCTGCTCGAACAACTACGGCCGCTACCAGTTCCCGGAGAAGTTGATTCCCCTCATGGTGGTCAATGCGCTGCACGACCGGCCGCTGCCGGTGTACGGCGACGGCGCCAACGTGCGCGACTGGTTGCACGTGGAGGACCACTGCCAGGCGCTGCTGCTCGCGCTGGAGAAGGGCCGCGCGGGCGAGGTGTACAACATCGGCGGTGGGGCGGAGCGCCGCAACATCGACATCGTGAAGGCGATTCTCGGCCTCGTGGGCAAGCCCGAGTCGCTCATCCAGTACGTGAAGGACCGACCGGGGCATGACCGGCGCTACGCCATCGACCCGTCGAAGATTCGCGCCGAGCTGGGGTGGACGCCCGCGCACACCTTCGAGCAGGGGCTGGCGGAGACGGTGCGCTGGTACGTGGACCACCCCGCGTGGTGGGAGCGCGTGATGAGCGGCGCGTACCGGCAATACTTCGAGACGCAGTACCGCCACCGCCTCCAGGGGAAGGCCTGA
- a CDS encoding glycosyltransferase — MPRLAWGDGVGNQARYLQGLLRGWGYTSDIFAEDWDDACKDQVRHVREYEKQARPDTVLLIQHSFQSRLVPLIARVPGRKAIIYQNVTPARLFEGFERKVAAACDAARDELLELRPHVERAFTYSKFSAEELVAAGYRSVVTMPFAIDWTAFDTPPDTALQAELSDGYSNILFVGRAVPSKKVDDVLRVFAAYQRLYQPRSRLIIAGYLHRDSAYGAYLHGLKDVLGIERVVFMGRVSPAQLSACFATASAYLSMSRHEGFGVPLLEGMYRNVPVVAYGAAAVPETMGGAGLTTLSDDPAEVAQLLAVLDRNPALRAQVLEAQRARLGALSQEFVAEQVRAALDDLLSSRPTEVSSSAASATVELVCPGYTMHPEAESSRLTRRLAERLPGARVLALRPRGEAASMELREQQVDGVPVWHFTPDQPASRVSEVLPGASSLETAVRVSSAPVVLVGVDTLSAQALLPYLGARAWGVHVAGQPSTALEAARSHLQDRLVMMESSNAEAAITTLWEGLRAR; from the coding sequence GTGCCACGGCTCGCGTGGGGAGACGGGGTGGGCAACCAGGCGCGCTACCTCCAGGGCCTCCTGCGCGGCTGGGGCTACACGTCCGACATCTTCGCCGAGGACTGGGATGATGCGTGCAAGGACCAGGTCCGGCACGTGCGCGAGTACGAGAAGCAAGCCCGCCCGGACACCGTGCTGCTCATCCAGCACAGCTTCCAGTCGCGGCTCGTGCCGCTCATCGCTCGAGTGCCTGGCCGCAAGGCCATCATCTACCAGAACGTGACGCCCGCCCGGCTGTTCGAGGGGTTCGAGCGCAAGGTGGCCGCCGCGTGCGACGCGGCCCGGGATGAGCTGCTGGAGCTGCGGCCGCACGTCGAGCGGGCCTTCACCTATTCGAAGTTCAGCGCCGAGGAGCTGGTGGCCGCGGGCTACCGCTCCGTGGTGACGATGCCCTTCGCCATCGACTGGACCGCGTTCGACACGCCTCCGGACACAGCGCTCCAGGCGGAGCTGAGCGACGGGTACTCCAACATCCTCTTCGTGGGCCGAGCGGTGCCCAGCAAGAAGGTGGATGACGTGCTGCGCGTCTTCGCCGCGTACCAGCGGCTCTACCAGCCGCGCAGCCGCCTCATCATCGCGGGCTACCTGCACCGGGACAGCGCCTATGGCGCGTACCTGCACGGCCTCAAGGACGTCCTGGGCATCGAGCGCGTCGTGTTCATGGGCCGGGTGAGCCCCGCGCAGCTCTCCGCGTGCTTCGCGACGGCGTCGGCGTATCTCTCCATGAGCCGGCACGAGGGCTTCGGGGTACCACTCCTGGAGGGCATGTACCGCAACGTGCCCGTGGTCGCGTACGGCGCGGCGGCGGTCCCGGAGACGATGGGCGGCGCGGGCCTCACCACGCTGTCGGATGACCCCGCGGAGGTCGCGCAGTTGCTCGCTGTCTTGGACCGGAACCCCGCGCTGCGGGCCCAGGTGCTCGAGGCGCAGCGGGCCCGGCTGGGGGCGCTGTCGCAGGAGTTCGTCGCGGAGCAGGTGCGCGCGGCGCTGGATGACCTGCTGTCTTCGCGTCCCACCGAGGTTTCCTCCTCGGCCGCATCCGCCACCGTGGAACTGGTGTGTCCCGGATACACGATGCATCCCGAGGCGGAGTCGTCCCGGCTGACCCGGCGACTGGCGGAGCGCTTGCCGGGCGCGCGCGTGCTGGCCTTGAGGCCGCGCGGCGAAGCGGCCTCGATGGAGCTGCGCGAGCAGCAGGTGGACGGAGTCCCCGTGTGGCACTTCACGCCGGACCAGCCCGCGAGCCGGGTGAGCGAAGTCCTTCCCGGCGCGTCCTCGCTGGAGACGGCGGTGCGCGTCTCGTCGGCGCCGGTGGTGCTGGTGGGCGTGGACACGCTCAGCGCGCAGGCGCTGCTCCCGTATCTGGGGGCGAGGGCGTGGGGCGTGCACGTGGCGGGGCAGCCTTCCACGGCCCTGGAGGCCGCGCGGAGCCATTTGCAGGACCGACTGGTGATGATGGAGTCCTCGAACGCCGAGGCGGCCATCACGACGTTGTGGGAGGGGTTGCGTGCGCGCTGA
- a CDS encoding glycosyltransferase, producing MRPRRVCLVTDELYPFTAGGIGRIIHNLIEDSLHRETGVELHVLLPSYLQVRPLDVEQVFHGKVKAHIAKARSEWEPSFDEGGVYPPSAAFTDTVCHAHSMELLLHLRRLAAEGTHFDVIEFPDYRGWAFCAIQEKLLGCGLLDTEIAVRVHSTAGILAPFERQVLSRESLGTFEFERKALLDADLVITHLAGVAEFNRSYYGFPRTWLDKVIQEFPPVASKPDQVPLRAEGERDVLFVTKIQGVKRTDLFVRGVATFMRRFPEYRGNAVLACHAANSAYLASVQALIPEDLRPRFIFTGPSKDRDALMRQGIVVIPSDYESLNLTAYEASAAGATLVLNGACIAFASGTPFVDGVNCHKFDGGVEGLADALERAWRSPELQPVEWTAAAPYWEKERKKPAPEARAKALPRVSVLVTNFNLGRFLPETLASIADSNYPEIEVIVVDDASTSAFDHEVLACIEADAKVGLSGVKLIRNPTNRGLPASRNVGLRAATGDYILPLDADDCISPTFIRMAVEALERHPEFDVVVPSTGYFDTDEARAQRRFIDYALFIGDCPSLGMVANRLSCATSLMRRSLFDTHRYNEQLTSYEDWDLYLRLAHAGHRFLVTNALHFHYRRRKGSMISGVNPRRHEELLFQLHQGLRRPLPEGIQLAAFMLLASPDAARAPPPEQAMAPVVSSAVAATETPLRYNVVDTLNSTLKRIPAVHGLLKRAASGLTPDGAEERPARYALVDLVNRTLKSVPAVHPWVKQVVKTTRQWGKS from the coding sequence ATGAGACCTCGTCGCGTCTGTCTGGTCACGGATGAGCTGTATCCCTTCACCGCGGGGGGGATTGGCCGCATCATCCACAACCTCATCGAGGACTCGCTCCACCGCGAGACGGGCGTGGAGCTGCACGTGCTCCTCCCGTCCTATCTGCAGGTGCGCCCGCTCGACGTGGAGCAGGTCTTCCACGGCAAGGTGAAGGCCCACATCGCGAAGGCTCGTTCCGAGTGGGAGCCGAGCTTCGACGAAGGGGGCGTCTATCCTCCCTCCGCGGCCTTCACCGATACCGTCTGTCACGCCCATTCGATGGAGCTGTTGCTGCACCTGCGTCGGCTGGCGGCGGAGGGGACCCACTTCGACGTCATCGAGTTCCCGGACTACCGAGGCTGGGCCTTCTGCGCCATCCAGGAGAAGCTCCTGGGCTGCGGGCTGCTGGACACTGAAATCGCGGTGCGGGTCCACTCGACGGCCGGAATCCTCGCGCCGTTCGAGCGGCAGGTCCTGAGCCGCGAGAGCCTGGGCACCTTCGAGTTCGAGCGCAAGGCGCTGCTGGACGCGGACCTCGTCATCACGCATCTGGCGGGGGTCGCCGAGTTCAACCGCTCCTACTACGGGTTTCCCCGGACGTGGCTGGACAAGGTCATTCAAGAGTTCCCTCCCGTGGCATCCAAGCCGGACCAGGTTCCGCTGCGTGCCGAAGGCGAGCGGGACGTGCTCTTCGTCACCAAGATCCAGGGCGTCAAGCGCACGGACCTGTTCGTCCGGGGCGTGGCCACGTTCATGCGCAGGTTCCCGGAGTACCGGGGCAACGCGGTCCTGGCCTGCCACGCGGCGAACTCCGCCTATCTGGCCTCCGTCCAGGCGCTGATTCCGGAGGACTTGCGCCCCCGCTTCATCTTCACGGGGCCTAGCAAGGACCGTGACGCGCTGATGCGGCAGGGCATCGTCGTCATTCCTTCGGACTACGAATCCCTCAACCTCACGGCGTACGAAGCCTCCGCCGCGGGGGCGACGCTGGTGCTCAACGGGGCGTGTATTGCTTTCGCGTCGGGCACGCCCTTCGTCGATGGGGTGAACTGCCACAAGTTCGATGGCGGTGTCGAAGGGCTCGCGGATGCGCTCGAGCGCGCCTGGCGCTCGCCGGAGCTCCAGCCCGTGGAGTGGACGGCGGCGGCTCCCTATTGGGAGAAGGAGCGGAAGAAGCCTGCGCCGGAGGCGCGAGCCAAGGCCTTGCCCCGCGTCAGCGTCCTCGTCACCAACTTCAACCTGGGGCGCTTCCTTCCGGAGACCCTGGCGAGCATCGCGGACAGCAACTACCCGGAGATCGAGGTCATCGTCGTGGACGATGCCTCGACGAGCGCGTTCGACCACGAGGTGCTGGCCTGCATCGAGGCGGATGCCAAGGTGGGCCTCAGCGGCGTGAAGCTCATCCGCAATCCGACGAACCGGGGACTGCCTGCCTCGCGCAACGTGGGCCTGCGTGCGGCCACGGGTGACTACATCCTGCCGCTGGACGCGGACGACTGCATCAGCCCCACGTTCATCCGCATGGCGGTGGAGGCCCTCGAGCGGCACCCGGAGTTCGACGTCGTCGTGCCGTCGACGGGGTACTTCGACACCGACGAGGCGCGCGCGCAGCGGAGGTTCATCGACTACGCGCTCTTCATCGGGGACTGTCCTTCGCTGGGCATGGTGGCCAACCGCCTGTCGTGCGCGACGTCACTCATGCGCCGGTCGCTTTTCGACACGCATCGCTACAACGAGCAGCTGACGAGCTACGAGGACTGGGACCTCTACCTGCGCCTGGCGCACGCGGGGCACCGCTTCCTCGTCACGAACGCGCTCCACTTCCACTATCGGCGGCGCAAGGGGTCGATGATCTCCGGCGTCAATCCTCGGCGGCATGAGGAGCTGTTGTTCCAGCTCCACCAGGGGCTTCGCCGCCCCCTTCCCGAGGGAATCCAGCTGGCGGCCTTCATGCTTCTGGCGTCCCCAGATGCGGCTCGCGCGCCTCCGCCCGAGCAGGCCATGGCGCCTGTCGTCAGCTCCGCCGTCGCGGCGACGGAGACGCCCCTGCGCTACAACGTGGTGGACACCCTCAACTCCACGCTCAAGCGCATTCCCGCGGTGCACGGCCTGCTCAAGCGCGCCGCCAGCGGCCTGACGCCGGATGGCGCCGAGGAGCGGCCCGCGCGCTATGCGCTGGTGGACCTGGTCAACCGGACCCTCAAGTCGGTGCCCGCCGTCCACCCGTGGGTGAAGCAGGTGGTGAAGACCACGCGGCAGTGGGGCAAGTCGTAG
- a CDS encoding class I SAM-dependent methyltransferase, producing MSESLHFWKTTNGHSYRELARVREGQGNIARGQQERVLTTLIRSEQRRLDRTLSVLEFGCGFGHHATYISQLSRVRYHGYDISESMTAPLRQEPPASLHPVEERIFCGDDPLAAVEGRKFDLVFTVATLVHNPSERITGMLETLGQLVLPGGMLVLVENPLMPTSVWDASKHPGSWLHAFADLLPDGWDLHHGPGLVDSHDVYVLKRQGGKGRRYFQLLGPEAPRDESQPLTLEALHARATPRLLEWASRASKSLSEPAANLEAQVTELTEQLAVETERFARRQRLQSLSDDLARLRSSRVSFPDAPVGYTPQSSPPGFIHNAALDTRWAFDLPQFGRVMQVFHQEWHGIRAASGYLPGQKLAITAERPMDERELRAAIEVIDRSGCRSVLVHGYSNNAHDLMVLLRRAMGSSVRILSLWHGSTAQFHYTSELDCFTQLVELKRRGVIDALATVKPGMHLLAKDIFPKTVINLPPKMSEAERTARGRALSGAALIPTPNDWRKNFYTNLFACQASPHIKDIYVTASYRLPESLKGTRRVHHVSRPSRTELFELIRRCDIVLNASLSECQPMTGLESLALRIPCVHGSLSLGALDAHPYQRLTQVAGVDSVEVVSSAIEQLVSLRERTPDELVKMMEDYEQALVAEAVSVLEAFVQS from the coding sequence ATGAGCGAGAGTCTCCACTTCTGGAAGACGACCAACGGCCATTCCTACCGGGAACTGGCGCGCGTCCGCGAAGGTCAGGGAAACATCGCGAGGGGTCAGCAGGAGCGCGTCCTGACCACCCTCATTCGCTCCGAGCAGCGCCGGCTGGACCGGACGCTGTCCGTCCTTGAGTTTGGTTGTGGCTTCGGTCACCACGCGACCTACATCTCCCAGCTTTCCCGCGTCCGCTACCACGGGTACGACATCTCCGAGTCGATGACGGCGCCGCTCCGGCAGGAGCCGCCCGCGTCGCTGCACCCCGTCGAGGAGCGGATCTTCTGCGGGGACGATCCACTCGCGGCGGTGGAGGGGCGCAAGTTCGACCTGGTCTTCACGGTCGCCACGCTCGTGCACAACCCGAGCGAGCGCATCACCGGGATGCTGGAGACCCTGGGGCAGCTGGTGCTCCCCGGCGGCATGCTGGTGCTGGTGGAGAACCCGTTGATGCCCACGAGTGTGTGGGACGCCTCGAAGCACCCGGGGAGCTGGCTGCACGCGTTCGCGGACCTGCTGCCGGACGGGTGGGACTTGCACCACGGGCCGGGACTCGTGGATTCCCACGATGTCTACGTCCTCAAGCGCCAGGGGGGAAAAGGGCGCCGCTACTTCCAGCTCCTGGGGCCGGAGGCTCCTCGTGACGAGTCCCAGCCGTTGACGCTGGAGGCCCTGCACGCGCGCGCCACGCCTCGGCTGCTGGAGTGGGCGAGCCGCGCCAGCAAGTCCCTGTCGGAGCCCGCCGCGAACCTGGAAGCGCAGGTGACGGAGCTGACCGAGCAGCTCGCGGTGGAGACCGAGCGCTTCGCGCGCCGCCAGCGTCTCCAGTCGCTGTCGGATGACCTCGCGCGCCTGCGGTCCTCGCGCGTGTCCTTCCCGGACGCGCCCGTGGGGTACACGCCCCAGTCGTCGCCTCCGGGGTTCATCCACAACGCCGCGCTGGACACGCGCTGGGCCTTCGACCTGCCGCAGTTCGGGCGGGTGATGCAGGTCTTCCACCAGGAGTGGCACGGCATCCGCGCGGCCTCGGGCTACCTGCCGGGCCAGAAGCTGGCCATCACCGCCGAGCGCCCCATGGACGAGCGCGAGCTTCGCGCCGCCATCGAGGTCATCGACCGCAGCGGCTGCCGCTCGGTCTTGGTGCACGGCTATTCGAACAACGCCCACGACCTCATGGTGTTGCTGCGCCGGGCGATGGGCTCGTCGGTGCGCATCCTCTCGCTGTGGCACGGCTCGACGGCGCAGTTCCACTACACGTCCGAGCTGGATTGCTTCACGCAGCTCGTCGAGCTGAAGCGTCGCGGGGTCATCGACGCGTTGGCGACCGTCAAGCCGGGCATGCACCTGTTGGCGAAGGACATCTTCCCCAAGACGGTCATCAACCTGCCGCCCAAGATGTCGGAGGCCGAGCGCACCGCACGGGGCCGCGCGCTCTCGGGGGCCGCGCTCATCCCGACGCCCAATGACTGGCGGAAGAACTTCTACACCAACCTCTTCGCCTGCCAGGCTTCGCCTCACATCAAGGACATCTACGTCACGGCGAGCTATCGCCTGCCGGAGTCTCTCAAGGGCACTCGGCGCGTCCACCACGTCTCGCGCCCCAGCCGGACGGAGCTGTTCGAGCTGATTCGCCGCTGCGACATCGTCCTCAATGCCTCTCTCTCCGAGTGCCAGCCCATGACAGGACTGGAGTCGCTCGCGCTGCGCATCCCGTGTGTCCATGGGTCGCTCAGCCTGGGCGCCCTGGATGCGCATCCCTATCAGCGGCTGACCCAGGTGGCGGGCGTGGACTCCGTGGAAGTGGTCTCCTCGGCCATCGAGCAGTTGGTGTCCCTGCGCGAGCGCACGCCGGACGAACTCGTGAAGATGATGGAGGACTACGAGCAGGCCCTGGTCGCCGAGGCTGTCAGCGTCCTGGAGGCATTCGTTCAATCATGA